A genomic stretch from Edaphobacter aggregans includes:
- a CDS encoding aldehyde dehydrogenase family protein: MEVLTNATIADRTHEILTQLGVHASAYTGGSLPVTTPITGEVIARIAVTTHPAKTIAAAHKSFLKWRTVPAPKRGELIRILGEELRSHRDTLGHLVTIEAGKILSEGLGEVQEMIDICTFAAGLSRQLAGLTLPSERPSHRMMETWHPLGPVGIISAFNFPVAVWSWNAALALVCGNSVVWKPSEKTPLTALATQAIFERAAARFASTHGDIPADLSTLLIGGASVGQQLVDSPLVPLVSATGSTPMGRSVGPRLASRFARAILELGGNNAGIVCPTADLDLTLRAIAFSAMGTAGQRCTTLRRLIVHDSIYDKLISQLKKVYASVAIGDPREPGTLIGPLIDKRSYTAMQHALTDSVASGATITGGERLQHPEAPEAFYVRPALVEISSQTDPQPEVVKRETFAPILYVLKYRDLDEAIALHNGVAQGLSSSIFTMDLREAERFLSATGSDCGIANVNIGTSGAEIGGAFGGEKETGGGRESGSDAWKAYMRRATNTINYGTDLPLAQGVSFDID, translated from the coding sequence ATGGAAGTCCTGACGAACGCGACCATCGCCGATCGAACCCACGAGATCCTCACCCAGCTAGGCGTACATGCCTCCGCCTACACCGGCGGATCGCTTCCCGTCACCACCCCCATCACCGGCGAAGTCATCGCCCGAATTGCCGTCACCACACATCCGGCAAAGACCATCGCAGCCGCTCACAAATCTTTCCTCAAGTGGCGAACCGTCCCCGCTCCCAAACGTGGCGAGCTCATCCGTATCCTCGGCGAAGAGCTCCGCTCCCATCGCGACACCCTGGGCCACCTCGTCACCATCGAAGCCGGCAAAATCCTCTCCGAAGGCCTCGGCGAAGTCCAGGAGATGATCGACATCTGCACCTTTGCCGCCGGCCTCTCCCGCCAACTCGCCGGACTCACCCTCCCATCCGAGCGTCCCAGCCACCGCATGATGGAGACCTGGCACCCCCTCGGCCCCGTAGGCATCATCTCCGCTTTCAACTTTCCCGTCGCCGTCTGGAGCTGGAACGCCGCACTCGCACTGGTCTGCGGCAACTCCGTAGTCTGGAAGCCGTCCGAGAAAACTCCCCTCACCGCCCTCGCCACCCAAGCCATCTTCGAGCGAGCAGCCGCGAGATTCGCATCCACGCACGGCGACATCCCTGCAGACCTCTCCACCCTCCTCATCGGCGGCGCCAGCGTGGGCCAGCAACTGGTCGACTCGCCACTCGTCCCTTTGGTCTCCGCCACCGGTTCAACCCCCATGGGCCGGTCTGTAGGCCCACGCCTCGCCTCCCGCTTCGCCCGAGCCATCCTTGAGTTAGGAGGCAACAACGCAGGCATCGTCTGCCCCACCGCAGACCTCGACCTCACCCTCCGCGCCATAGCCTTCTCCGCAATGGGAACCGCCGGCCAACGCTGCACCACTCTACGCCGCCTCATCGTCCACGACTCCATCTACGACAAGCTCATCTCGCAGCTCAAAAAAGTCTATGCATCCGTCGCCATCGGCGACCCACGCGAACCCGGAACACTCATCGGCCCGCTCATCGACAAGCGTTCCTACACCGCCATGCAGCACGCCCTCACTGACTCCGTCGCCTCTGGCGCCACCATCACCGGAGGCGAACGCCTTCAACACCCCGAGGCACCCGAAGCATTCTACGTCCGCCCCGCCCTGGTCGAAATCTCTTCACAAACCGACCCTCAGCCCGAGGTAGTCAAGCGCGAGACCTTCGCCCCCATCCTCTACGTCCTCAAGTACCGAGACCTCGACGAAGCCATCGCCCTCCACAACGGAGTCGCCCAGGGCCTCTCGTCCTCGATCTTCACTATGGATCTCCGCGAAGCCGAGCGCTTCCTTTCCGCCACCGGCTCCGACTGCGGCATCGCCAACGTCAACATCGGAACCTCCGGCGCAGAGATTGGCGGAGCCTTCGGCGGCGAAAAAGAGACAGGCGGAGGCCGCGAATCCGGCTCCGACGCCTGGAAGGCCTACATGCGCCGAGCCACCAACACCATCAACTACGGCACCGACCTGCCTCTGGCCCAGGGCGTCAGCTTTGACATCGACTAA
- a CDS encoding HNH endonuclease, with amino-acid sequence MAAFIIVYQMQSNEIISYLEMCSREGLSLQRGMNFNATLTHSVVLSSHRPGAPYDDVLEENGTVLIYEGHDEPRTRDIPYPKQIEPLRSKNGKLTQNGFFHEAAQACVRNEKPPVRIRVYEKIKAGIWSYNGLFELLDSWTETSGSRRVYKFKLHSIPDEGFPRPSTQDDLEQRRIIPSHVKLAVWKRDKGACVECGSRTNLHFDHILPYSKGGTSETEANIQLLCMKHNMQKGARLL; translated from the coding sequence ATGGCGGCCTTTATTATTGTTTACCAGATGCAATCTAATGAAATCATTTCCTACCTCGAAATGTGTTCCCGAGAAGGACTGTCTCTTCAGCGAGGTATGAATTTCAACGCCACGCTCACTCACTCAGTTGTCCTATCCTCCCATCGTCCAGGAGCGCCCTATGACGACGTATTAGAGGAGAACGGCACTGTATTGATCTATGAAGGACACGACGAACCTAGGACTCGGGATATTCCCTATCCAAAACAAATAGAGCCTTTGCGTTCAAAGAATGGCAAGTTAACCCAAAATGGTTTCTTCCACGAAGCGGCTCAGGCATGCGTAAGGAATGAGAAGCCGCCAGTAAGGATACGTGTCTACGAAAAGATCAAAGCAGGAATTTGGTCCTACAATGGGCTCTTTGAATTGCTCGATAGCTGGACCGAGACTAGTGGAAGTCGGAGGGTCTATAAATTCAAGCTCCATTCCATTCCCGACGAAGGATTTCCTCGTCCCTCTACTCAGGACGATTTGGAGCAACGCAGAATCATACCTTCCCACGTGAAATTGGCTGTATGGAAGAGGGATAAGGGAGCTTGCGTCGAATGCGGATCAAGAACAAACTTGCATTTCGATCACATCTTGCCTTATTCCAAAGGCGGCACATCGGAGACAGAAGCTAACATCCAACTTCTATGTATGAAACACAACATGCAGAAGGGGGCGAGGCTTCTATGA
- a CDS encoding radical SAM protein encodes MAKAAKLAEKALTYGAKAGWAVFNKLNSISPNASFTPKWSDKPLLKSYQKEKPPLGWPRTTDSLCPKCIPAIRQQIVDGKLPHEILLNEKVGEIKAQIIERDGEILMVKDCPIHGHFEDVMSIDPPMMKHLEDVFPGRDIRAHNDEKLHNHGTSTVTHGRGSVLTIDLTNRCNMMCDPCFMDANQVGFVHELTWDEIKTMLDNAITIKPRRQMSVQFSGGEPTLSPYFLDAVAYARKVGYNSVQAATNGIEFAKSKEFAKAAAEAGLRYAYLQFDGIGNAANSHRKVGNAFDVKLQAIHNLHEAGVDIVPVTTIVNGINNEQVGRIIEFALDNPKKINFLSFQPVSFTGRDEDISDERRHAQRYTLSHLAHDIRNQTGLGESTRDWFPISFMSTFSDWADLVHGPDRDWGQLSCGCHPNCGIGMALMIDKETKEAVPVTAFLDAVQLAKDVAKINDAARGKYLSILGVSLALLRNYDPTKAPTHFKIMDLLQKFDKCFGATGKNYGKVTADRTMADIEKRRSDRWNFLFIAGMWFQDLFNYDFRRTEQCIIPYATQEGEISFCAYNTGVGWRNIIEKMHMTATLTKWYEEHGRHEIFAGGKKVGLEKEAKYDLVLNQSHVDAAANDTFDKSGIAKNAREEKIRARDAKIKQDAENARMAKLYRKEILQEPDAPAGFISLGEIKPAAPVKTEETVAGD; translated from the coding sequence ATGGCAAAGGCAGCGAAGTTAGCCGAAAAGGCTCTCACCTATGGAGCGAAGGCGGGATGGGCAGTCTTCAACAAGCTGAACTCCATCAGCCCCAACGCCAGCTTTACCCCCAAGTGGAGCGATAAGCCCCTCCTCAAGAGCTACCAGAAAGAGAAGCCGCCCCTCGGATGGCCCCGTACCACCGACTCCCTCTGCCCCAAGTGCATCCCTGCGATCCGTCAGCAGATCGTCGACGGCAAGCTGCCCCACGAAATCCTTCTCAACGAGAAGGTCGGCGAGATCAAGGCCCAGATCATCGAGCGCGATGGCGAAATCCTGATGGTCAAGGACTGCCCCATCCATGGCCACTTCGAGGACGTCATGTCCATCGACCCGCCGATGATGAAGCACCTCGAAGACGTCTTCCCCGGCCGCGACATCCGCGCCCATAATGACGAGAAGCTCCACAATCACGGCACCTCCACTGTCACGCACGGTCGCGGCTCGGTCCTCACCATCGACCTCACCAACCGTTGCAACATGATGTGCGACCCCTGCTTCATGGATGCCAACCAGGTCGGCTTCGTCCACGAGCTCACATGGGACGAGATCAAGACCATGCTCGACAACGCCATCACTATCAAGCCGCGTCGTCAGATGAGCGTACAGTTCTCCGGTGGCGAGCCCACGCTCAGCCCCTACTTCCTCGACGCCGTCGCCTACGCCCGCAAAGTCGGTTACAACTCCGTCCAGGCCGCGACCAACGGCATCGAGTTCGCGAAGTCCAAGGAGTTCGCCAAGGCCGCTGCTGAAGCCGGTCTCCGCTACGCCTACCTCCAGTTTGACGGTATCGGTAACGCCGCCAACTCGCACCGCAAGGTCGGCAACGCATTCGACGTGAAGCTCCAGGCCATCCACAACCTGCACGAAGCTGGCGTCGACATCGTCCCCGTCACCACGATCGTCAACGGCATCAACAACGAGCAGGTTGGCCGCATCATCGAGTTCGCCCTCGACAATCCAAAGAAGATCAACTTCCTCTCCTTCCAGCCGGTCTCGTTCACCGGCCGCGACGAAGATATCTCCGACGAGCGTCGTCACGCACAGCGTTACACCCTGTCGCACCTCGCGCACGATATCCGCAATCAGACCGGCCTCGGCGAATCCACCCGCGACTGGTTCCCCATCTCCTTCATGTCCACCTTCTCCGACTGGGCCGACCTCGTGCACGGACCAGACCGCGACTGGGGCCAGCTCTCCTGCGGCTGCCACCCGAACTGCGGCATCGGCATGGCGCTGATGATCGACAAGGAGACCAAGGAAGCCGTTCCCGTCACCGCGTTCCTCGACGCCGTGCAGCTCGCCAAGGACGTCGCCAAGATTAACGACGCCGCCCGCGGCAAGTACCTCTCCATCCTCGGCGTCTCGCTCGCGCTGCTGCGCAACTATGACCCCACCAAGGCCCCCACGCACTTCAAGATCATGGACTTGCTGCAGAAGTTCGATAAGTGCTTCGGCGCAACCGGCAAGAACTACGGCAAAGTTACCGCTGACCGCACCATGGCCGACATCGAGAAGCGCCGGTCCGACCGCTGGAACTTCCTCTTCATCGCCGGCATGTGGTTCCAGGACCTGTTCAACTACGACTTCCGCCGCACCGAGCAGTGCATCATCCCCTACGCCACACAAGAGGGTGAGATCAGCTTCTGCGCCTACAACACGGGCGTTGGCTGGCGCAACATCATCGAGAAGATGCACATGACCGCCACCCTCACCAAGTGGTACGAGGAGCACGGCCGTCACGAGATCTTCGCCGGCGGCAAGAAGGTCGGTCTCGAGAAGGAAGCGAAGTACGACCTCGTCCTCAACCAGTCCCACGTCGACGCTGCCGCCAACGACACCTTCGACAAGTCCGGCATCGCCAAGAACGCCCGCGAAGAGAAGATCCGGGCGCGCGACGCGAAGATCAAACAGGACGCCGAAAACGCCCGCATGGCCAAGCTCTACCGCAAGGAGATCCTCCAGGAGCCCGATGCTCCCGCCGGCTTCATCTCCCTCGGCGAGATCAAGCCAGCAGCTCCAGTCAAGACGGAAGAAACCGTAGCCGGCGACTAA
- a CDS encoding septal ring lytic transglycosylase RlpA family protein, whose translation MIRARLVYAAGLTALALAATGCHKKTTQAYHPPPPPTTTSASSARGKGNSPLGSGGDTAASGTAKSLPSPPPDPHGKPILTEVGMASWYGPPYAGRKGADGTVYDQNAMTAAHLTLPLGTTVRVTNLTTNQSAIVRITDRGPFVHGRIIDLSLAAAKATGLYRMGVAKVRVEAYAAPARPNAVPGGRWCVQIGAFPNEEDAIQLKNHLIRKYSTAKVIEFAGPTGHWVRINPQQPDKAHATEVAEGIHVPDAEPYVIRTD comes from the coding sequence GTGATTCGCGCCCGCCTCGTCTACGCCGCTGGACTGACGGCGCTTGCGCTTGCGGCTACCGGCTGTCACAAAAAAACGACACAGGCTTACCATCCGCCGCCTCCCCCAACAACAACCTCGGCTTCGAGTGCGCGCGGCAAAGGGAACTCGCCGTTGGGTTCTGGTGGCGATACCGCTGCTTCAGGAACGGCAAAATCTCTTCCCTCGCCTCCGCCCGATCCTCATGGCAAACCCATTCTGACTGAGGTCGGTATGGCGAGCTGGTATGGGCCGCCCTATGCCGGGCGCAAGGGAGCCGACGGCACCGTCTACGATCAGAACGCCATGACCGCCGCGCATTTGACGCTACCTTTGGGAACTACGGTCCGCGTCACGAACCTCACGACGAATCAGTCGGCGATCGTGCGCATTACCGACCGGGGGCCCTTCGTTCATGGCCGCATCATCGATCTGTCGCTGGCTGCGGCGAAGGCTACGGGGCTCTATCGCATGGGCGTCGCCAAGGTTCGCGTGGAAGCGTATGCCGCTCCTGCTCGTCCGAATGCTGTCCCCGGCGGACGGTGGTGCGTGCAGATTGGTGCGTTTCCTAATGAAGAAGATGCTATCCAGCTCAAGAATCACTTGATACGCAAGTACTCGACGGCCAAGGTGATTGAGTTTGCGGGGCCAACGGGGCACTGGGTGCGAATCAATCCGCAGCAGCCAGATAAGGCCCACGCTACTGAGGTCGCTGAAGGTATTCATGTGCCTGATGCCGAGCCTTATGTGATCCGCACGGACTGA
- a CDS encoding metallophosphoesterase family protein, producing MRALILSDIHANLEALNAALEAAAPFDVLWNLGDVVGYGASPNEVIDIIRAKAQLNVRGNHDRVCCGLTSAVGFNPVARDAANWTRKAMTEANRDWLANVLQGPVQPPDLPTISLAHGSPLNEDQYILSMRDAWAPLQQMATTITFIGHTHLQGGFAQKEHDWHEFRPRYATRNEAETWTLPIPLGTRHLINPGSIGQPRDNDWRAAFAVYDTEAAEIIFHRVPYDLTAAQGRILLAGLPERLAARLREGR from the coding sequence ATGCGAGCGCTGATTCTCTCCGACATACACGCCAACCTCGAAGCCCTTAACGCGGCGCTCGAGGCCGCAGCTCCCTTCGACGTCCTCTGGAACCTCGGCGACGTCGTTGGCTATGGAGCCAGCCCTAACGAAGTCATCGACATCATCCGCGCGAAGGCCCAACTCAACGTTCGCGGCAACCACGACCGTGTCTGCTGCGGCCTCACCTCAGCCGTCGGCTTCAACCCCGTCGCCCGCGACGCCGCCAACTGGACCCGCAAAGCGATGACCGAGGCCAACCGCGACTGGCTCGCGAACGTCCTCCAGGGTCCTGTCCAGCCACCCGACCTCCCCACCATCAGCCTCGCCCACGGCTCGCCCCTCAACGAAGACCAGTACATCCTCAGCATGCGCGATGCCTGGGCCCCCCTCCAGCAGATGGCCACCACCATCACTTTCATCGGCCACACCCACCTCCAGGGCGGCTTCGCCCAGAAGGAACACGACTGGCACGAGTTCCGCCCTCGGTACGCCACGCGCAACGAAGCCGAGACTTGGACACTCCCCATCCCACTCGGCACCCGGCACCTCATCAACCCCGGCTCAATCGGCCAGCCCCGCGACAACGACTGGCGCGCCGCCTTCGCAGTCTACGACACGGAAGCCGCCGAGATCATCTTCCACCGCGTCCCCTACGATCTCACCGCGGCCCAGGGCCGCATCCTCCTCGCCGGCCTCCCCGAACGTCTCGCCGCCCGCCTCCGCGAAGGCCGTTAG
- a CDS encoding MFS transporter, which produces MSSAPWFFARTFRAFRYRDFRLMWMGACASTIGTFVQQFAQSWLVYDLTRDPFYLGLDLFLGQLPIMMFSLFGGVFADRLDRRKMLLTSQYIQMVCAFLLALLFLVHAVKVWHILVLSFIVGIGQSFGGPAYSALLPTLVGPEDLANAIAMNSIQFNIARIVGPTIGGLAYATLGATWCFALNGVSFLAVIASLFMIDVKFIPSKSTESVLTSMKEGIRFIWHRDGMTALVVLAFCTTLFGFSLNGFLPVFVRNVFQKGPETYTLLLVFSGAGSICGALAVAASEKLKGLGRLTLLILIALGLITSGFALSKWLPLSYTLMFLAGATIMASASLMLSLAQLITTNAMRGRVMSVYNLAFRAGIPVGALAFGKLIPMFGVSKTLAGAGLALVAVSLYFLLVKRNVTFQAAPT; this is translated from the coding sequence ATGTCCAGCGCCCCTTGGTTTTTCGCCCGCACCTTTAGAGCTTTTCGCTATCGCGACTTCCGCTTGATGTGGATGGGAGCGTGCGCATCAACTATAGGCACCTTTGTGCAACAGTTCGCGCAGAGCTGGTTGGTCTATGACCTGACCAGGGATCCGTTCTACCTGGGTTTGGATCTGTTCCTGGGCCAACTCCCAATCATGATGTTTTCCCTTTTTGGTGGGGTTTTTGCGGACCGTCTGGACCGACGGAAGATGCTGCTCACTTCGCAATACATACAGATGGTTTGCGCATTTCTGCTGGCACTTCTATTCCTAGTCCACGCGGTAAAAGTCTGGCACATCCTCGTGCTCTCATTCATCGTAGGAATCGGGCAGTCCTTTGGCGGACCAGCCTATTCGGCACTGTTACCAACCCTTGTAGGCCCGGAGGATCTGGCGAATGCGATCGCGATGAATTCGATACAGTTCAATATTGCACGCATAGTAGGACCCACCATCGGTGGGTTGGCATATGCGACGCTCGGCGCAACGTGGTGTTTTGCTCTCAATGGCGTCTCTTTTCTTGCAGTGATCGCCTCACTCTTCATGATCGACGTGAAGTTTATTCCATCAAAATCAACGGAGTCCGTTCTTACCAGCATGAAGGAGGGCATCCGGTTTATCTGGCACCGTGACGGAATGACCGCCCTCGTGGTTCTGGCATTTTGCACGACACTGTTTGGCTTTTCGCTCAACGGCTTCTTACCCGTTTTCGTTCGCAATGTCTTTCAAAAAGGCCCAGAAACCTATACGCTTCTGTTGGTCTTTTCGGGTGCGGGATCGATATGTGGTGCACTGGCCGTGGCCGCCTCGGAGAAGCTAAAGGGGCTGGGACGTCTCACGCTATTGATCCTCATCGCACTCGGTCTGATCACATCGGGATTTGCGCTATCCAAGTGGCTACCTCTCTCTTACACTCTGATGTTTTTAGCTGGCGCTACGATCATGGCTTCAGCCTCTCTTATGCTTTCACTCGCTCAGCTTATTACGACGAATGCGATGCGCGGACGGGTGATGAGTGTTTACAACCTAGCCTTCCGTGCAGGCATTCCGGTGGGCGCACTTGCATTTGGCAAACTGATTCCGATGTTCGGCGTTTCAAAGACTTTGGCGGGGGCAGGACTAGCGTTGGTGGCTGTATCCCTGTATTTCCTTTTGGTGAAGCGAAACGTAACGTTCCAGGCAGCTCCAACCTAA